The proteins below come from a single Mustela nigripes isolate SB6536 chromosome 14, MUSNIG.SB6536, whole genome shotgun sequence genomic window:
- the NGF gene encoding beta-nerve growth factor translates to MSMLFYTLITALLIGTQAEAHPESHVPAGHAIPQAHWTKLQHSLDTALRRARSTPAGAIAARVAGQTRNITVDPKLFKKRRLRSPRVLFSTHPPPVAADTQDLDLEAGGAALANRTRRSKRSSSHPVFHRGEFSVCDSVSVWVGDKTTATDIKGKEVMVLGEVNINNSVFKQYFFETKCRDPTPVDSGCRGIDSKHWNSYCTTTHTFVKALTMDGKQAAWRFIRIDTACVCVLSRKTGRRA, encoded by the coding sequence ATGTCCATGTTGTTCTACACTCTGATCACAGCTCTTTTGATCGGCACCCAGGCAGAAGCCCACCCCGAGAGCCATGTCCCAGCAGGACACGCCATCCCCCAGGCCCACTGGACTAAGCTTCAGCATTCCCTTGACACAGCCCTCCGCCGAGCCCGCAGCACCCCGGCAGGGGCAATAGCAGCCAGGGTGGCCGGGCAGACCCGCAACATCACTGTGGACCCCAAACTCTTTAAAAAGCGGCGACTGCGCTCACCCCGCGTGCTGTTCAGCACGCACCCCCCACCTGTGGCCGCAGATACTCAGGATCTGGACTTGGAGGCGGGCGGAGCCGCCTTGGCCAACAGGACTCGCAGGAGCAAGCGGTCGTCGTCCCACCCGGTCTTCCACCGGGGCGAGTTCTCGGTGTGCGACAGCGTCAGCGTGTGGGTGGGCGACAAGACCACCGCCACGGACATCAAGGGCAAAGAGGTGATGGTCTTGGGGGAGGTGAACATTAATAACAGTGTGTTCAAACAGTACTTTTTTGAGACCAAGTGCCGGGACCCCACGCCCGTGGACAGCGGGTGCAGGGGCATCGACTCCAAGCACTGGAACTCGTATTGTACCACGACCCACACCTTCGTCAAGGCGCTGACCATGGACGGCAAGCAGGCTGCCTGGCGGTTTATCCGGATCGACACGGCCTGCGTGTGCGTTCTCAGCAGGAAGACTGGGAGAAGAGCCTGA